The following DNA comes from Allobranchiibius huperziae.
TTACTCACCGCAGTGGAAGAGCCAGTCGTTCCTGCGCAAGGTCGGGGGCGACCCCGTCGCACTGCTGCGGGTGCTGGAGTCCTTCCAGGACACCCCTGCCGACGACCTGTCGGCCATCGTGCAGCCGACGCTCGTCGTGTGCGGCGAACAGGACCGGGACAACGGCTCACCGCAGGAGCTCGCCGGGGCGCTGCCCAACGGTCAGCTCACGATCGTCCCCGGCGACCACATGAGTGCCGTCGCCGACAAGGCGCTGGGCCGGGCGATCGCGGACTTCCTGGGTGACATCGGTTCCATGTGACGGCCGCTTGCAGGCACCGACTGTGTCGCAGTTGCGTTCGAGGGACACAGGTCTCCCTGTGTCCCTCGTGCGTAACTGCGTCAGGGTCGCAGGTCAGCGCTCATCCGTGCGGCCGGCGCCGGCGGGCACGTCGCGTCGGGTGTGGCGCAGCCACCACAGGCCGAGGATCGGCAGGAGCAGCGGCACGTAGCCGTAGCCCTGCCCGAACCTCGCCCAGACCGTCGTGTCGCCGGCTTGACCCTGAGCGACGAACGCCGAGCCGTCGGCGTAGCTCCAGATGCCGACCGCGATCACGCCGAGCAGCTCGAAACTGATGGTGTACAAAGCGATCCGCGCGTTGCGATCGCCCCCACGACCCAGCGCGACGGTGGCCAAGATGTAGACCACCGCTGCCAGCGCGGACAGCAGGTAGGGCAGGGCCGGGTGCGGCCAGGTCTGCGAGATCTGCAGGACCGACCGCCCGGTCGCGGCCAGGGCGAACAGCGCGTAGAGGGCGACCAGGATGCGCCCGAATCCGGAGTTGACCCGCACGTCAGATCGACCCAGCCGGGTGGCCGAGGTCGGACCAGGCGGCGCGCAGCAGGGAAGCCTCCTGGGCTGCACTGAGCTGTCCCGCGATGAGCCCCAGCACGTTGTGGCCGGAGGCGATGGCGAGGCAGTCCGCCCGTACGACGGTGCCGTGGACGGTGACCCGCTCCTGGAAGGCGAGCGCGCCCGTGCCGTAGCCCGTCGGAGCCGTGCCGGGGGTCACGAGGACCGTCGTACCGTCGGACGACCTCAGCGCGGAGTGGCAGCCGGCGATGTTGGTGCGCAACCCCCCGAGCTCGCGTGCGGTGTCCAGCGCCGGATAGCTCTCGAGAGTCTCCTCGACGTCGCGCAGGTCCGACACCGATGAGATCGCACCGGAGTTGTCGTACGCCGTCTGCTCCTTGTGCGCGGGCGCCGTGGAGAAGACGTCGTCGGAGTTGATGAGCTTCGCCAGTGCCGGGCAGGTGCCACCGGTGCCGACCACGTCGCCGCTCTGCGAGTCGGCCGCGCCGGGGTCGTACGCGACCATGTCCGACGCATACGCAGCGACCTGCGCTGCGGTGATCAGCGAGGGCCGGAACGAGGACGTCGGCAACGTGCCGAGCGGGTCGGCTGCCGAGGACGACGGGGAGGACGGGGAGGACGGTGACGACGGCGTCGTCGTACCGGACGAGGGCCCGCCCGACGGCGCGGACGAGGCGGACGTCGAGCCGTTCGCCCCGACATGCGGCGGTGTCGCCTTCGGTGCGCTGCCTCCGCACCCCGCGAGGGCGAGCACGCCCAGCGCCACGGCCGTGTTGCGGACTCCGGACCACTGCATTCGGCTCTTCCCTTCGTCGACCGGACCGATGCGTGAGCGCCTCATCCGTGTCCGTTCCAGATCTGCACCAACCGCACCAGCATGACGAGCAGACCGAGCCCTGCGACCAGGATGACGCCGGAGCTGGACCGGGACTCCCGCTCGGCGATGGCCCAGACACCCGCGACCGGCAGGGCCACCACCAGGCCGGCGAGGTAGGCGATGAAGAGCGCCGCGGACATGCCGTGCCCGCCGTGGCCCGACAGCGCGATACCGACCACCAACTGGACCACGATCAGTCCCTCGGCGACCAGACCGGTCCAGAACATCGGGTCGTCGATCGGCTTGCCGCGCAGCAGCGCGTACCCGGCCTGCAGAGCCAGCACCACCAGCACCGCTCCGGTCAGGTACGTGAGGGGGGCGAACACCCGGTCATCGTACGGAGCGAGAGGACTCCGCGCCCGCCAGCATCCCTGCCGCATCCGCGGCCCGCGCTATCCGCGCTGCCAGTCCTGCGGTCGTCGACTCACCACTGCGGCGGCGACGGCCACCACCACGGCGATCACGGCGCTGAGGAGGAGACCGGTGCTCGGATCGCTGTGCGACACGAGCAGCGCGCCGATCAGGGCGCCCACCAGCATGGCGGCGATGGCGAGGATGCGGCGTACGACGACCGCGATGTTGCGCTGCCGCAGGTCCGCAGCGATGCCGGTGAGCGTCATGGTGAGCACGGTGGTGGTGAAGTCGGGGACTGCGAGGCGGCGCACTGCGGCGTTGCGCAGCCCGAGCGCGACCGCGGCAAGGGCGACGGCCACGTCGACGCCGGCGACGGTGTAGGGCCGGCCGTCGATCAGCAGGACGAGCGCGGCGGCGAGCAGGAGAGCGGCTTCCGCGGCGACGGCGTTGCGCAGCAGGACTCCTCGGTGCCCGCCGTACCGCGTGACCACAGTGCCACCCAGACCCGCGCCCACGAGGAACCCGACGAGTGCCACCAAGGAGGCGACCAGGGAGAACCCCGGTGCGCCGGCGAGGGCGAAGCCGATGAAGACGACATTGCCGGTCATGTTGGCCACGAAGACCCGGCCGAGGCGCAGGATGCTGACCGCGTCGACCACCCCGGTGCTCGCGGTGAGGAGCAGCAGCAGGATCGGCAGTGGCCCGTGGTCGGGGTGCGCCACGTACTGGCGGTACCAGGGATCCGCGGGCTTCGGCGGACTGGGCTCGGGGGGCTCCGAAGGCACATCGCATCGTTCCACGGCAGCGCAGGTGACAGGCGGAACGGGCAGACCACAGCGGCGTGTCAGCAAGCTGGGCTACGTTCCAGCCACAGCCGGTACGTCCGTTAGAGAGTGCGGGCCGTGGGTACTCCGTCATGAACCTCCCTCTGACAGCGCAGGAGTAGGACGTATGGGCAAACTCACCGGGCTCGGCATCGGCGCCGGGGCCGTCGCGGCACTTGCGGCGCGCGACCTCATCCAGAAGAAGCACTCGGTGCTGCGCAATTACCCGGTGGTGGGCCACATGCGCTATCTCCTGGAGGAGATCCGCCCGGAGATCCAGCAGTACTTCATCGAGAAGAACTGGGACGGCAGGCCGTTCGACCGCGATACCCGCACGATGGTCTACGAGCGCGCGAAGGGCACCGCCGCCGAGCTCTCCTTCGGCACCGAGCGCGACGTCTACCAGCCCGGGTACGAGTACTTGGTGCACAGCACCACTCCGCTGGAGGCACCCGACAACCCGCCGCGGGTGATGGTGGGCGGTCCGGACTGTCGCAAGCCGTACAGCATGGCGCTGGTCAACGTGTCGTCGATGAGCTTCGGTGCGATCTCGGCCAACGCGATCCGGGCGCTGAACAAGGGCGCCGAGATGGGCGGTTTCGCGCACGACACCGGCGAGGGCGGCCTGTCCAAGTACCACGAGGAGCACAACGGCGACCTGGTCTGGGAGATCGGGTCCGGCTACTTCGGCACCCGCACCAAGGACGGGCACTTCGACGAGAGCCAGTTCGCCGACAAGGCCAACCGCGATCAGGTCAAGTGCGTCTCGATCAAGCTGAGCCAGGGCGCCAAGCCCGGCATCGGTGGGGTGCTTCCCGCGGCGAAGGTGACCAAGGAGATCGCCGAGGTACGCGGCGTACCCCAGGGCCAGAAGTGCGTGAGTCCCGCCGCCCACACCGCGTTCCACTCCCCCGTGGAGCTCATCGAGTTCGTGGCGCGACTGCGCGAGGTCACGGGCGGCAAGCCGACCGGCTTCAAGCTGTGCGTCGGTTCGCGCCGCGACGTGCTCGCGATCTGCAAGGCGATCCTGCAGGTCGGTACCGCGCCGGACTTCATCATCGTGGACGGCAGCGAGGGCGGCACGGCAGCGGCGCCCCTGGAGTACGAGGACCACGTCGGCATGCCGCTCACCGACGGGCTGATGATCATGCACAACGCCCTGGTCGGCATCGGCATGCGCGACAAGATCCGGATCGGCGCCAGCGGCAAGGTCGTCGGTGGCAGCGACGTCGTGAAGCGGCTCATCCAGGGCGCTGACTACACCAACTCCGCGCGCGCCATGATGATGGCCGTCGGCTGCATCCAGTCCCAGAAGTGTCACACGGACAAATGCCCGGTCGGCGTCGCCACCCAGAGCGAGGCGCGGGCGCGGGCGCTCGACGTCGGCGACAAGAGCATGCGGGTCAAGCGCTACCAGGAGGCCACGGTCAAGCAGGCGGCGTCCATGATGGCCACGCTCGGCGCCACCCGCCCCGAGGAGCTGAGTCCGCACATGCTGCGCCGCAACATCGACGCGACCCAGACGCAGTCGTACTACGAGATGTACGAATGGCTTTCGCCCGGCCAGCTGCTCGCGGGAGCGCCGCAGACCTGGATCGACGACTGGGACACCGCCAGCCCTGACCGCTTCGTCCCCCAACGCTCGCACCAACGCTAGGAGCCCGATAGTGAACGTCGCCGAGAACCTCGTCACCGCCCTGGCCGATCACGGCGTCACGACCGTCTGGGGGGTCGTCGGTGACGCGCTCAACCCCGTCACCGACGCGATCCGCCGCGAGGACCGCATCGAGTGGATCGGGGTGCGCCACGAGGAGGCCGCGGCGTTCGCGGCCGGCGCTCAGGCCCAGCTGACCGGCACGATCGGGGTCTGCATGGGCACCGTCGGGCCGGGTTCGATCCACCTGCTGAACGGGCTCTACGACGCCAAGAAGTCCCACGTCCCGGTGCTCGCGGTCTGCGGGCAGGTGCCGACCGAGGAGATGGGCAGCGAGTTCTTCCAGGAGGTCAACAACGACGTCCTCTTCAGCGACGTGTCGGTCTTCACGCACACCGTCACCTCCGCCGCGCAGATGCCGCAGATCCTGGAGCAGGCGGTGAACACCGCGTACGCGCAACAGGGCGTCGCCGTGCTGACGCTCCCCGGTGACATCGGCGACTCGAAGCTGCCGGACGACGCGGCGCCGCGCTTCGCACCGCCGCCCGCCGAGGCCGCCGCCCCGGTGAGCCAGATCCAGGAGGCGGCAGCAGTGCTGGCCGACGCCGACGCGGTCACGCTGCTGGTCGGACGCGGCGCCCGCGAGTCGCGCCGCCAAGTGCTCGACCTCGCCGAACGCCTGCAGGCGCCGATGGTGTTGACGCTCAAGGCCAAAGGGGGTCTGGAGCACGACAACCCCTATGCCGTCGGACAGTCCGGCCTCATCGGCAACCCGGCGGCCGCGAAGGCGCTGGACGACTGCGACGTGCTCTTCCTGGTCGGCACCGACTTCCCCTACCGGGAGTGGCTGCCGAAGGGCAAGACGGTCATCCAGCTCGACGCGCGGGCCGAGCACATCGGGCGACGGATCAACGTCGAGCACGCACTGGTCGGCCACGTCGGGCCCACGCTGGGCGCGTTGCTCCCCCAGCTGCCGGAGAAGCGACCGTCCGGTCGCCACCTCGACAAGGCGACGAAGGCGTACGCCACCTGGCACGAGGCCCAGCAGCGCCTCACCGACCCCGATCACGACAAGAAGCTGCTCGGCCGGCTGCGCAGCCTGGGCGACAATCCCGACAAGCTGATCCGCCCGGAGATCGTGGCGAAGGCGCTGAACGATCACGCCGACCCCGACGCGATCTTCACCAGCGACACCGGCATGTCGACCGTCTGGCTCTCCCGCTTCATCGAGTTCTCCGGCACCCGCCGGCTGCTCGGCTCCTACAACCTGGGCTCGATGGCCAACGCGATGCCGCAGGCACTCGGTGCCCAGGCCCTCGACCGGTCGCGCCAGGTCATCGCCTGCTGCGGTGACGGCGGCCTGATGATGCTGCTCGGCGACCTGCGTACGGCGGTCACCTACGACCTGCCGGCGACGTTCGTCGTCTTCGACAACGGCCGCCTCGGCATGGTCAAGCTCGAGCAGGAGCAGGGCGGCCTGCCCGAGTTCGGCACCGAGCTGGACAATCCGGACAT
Coding sequences within:
- a CDS encoding DUF1275 family protein — encoded protein: MPSEPPEPSPPKPADPWYRQYVAHPDHGPLPILLLLLTASTGVVDAVSILRLGRVFVANMTGNVVFIGFALAGAPGFSLVASLVALVGFLVGAGLGGTVVTRYGGHRGVLLRNAVAAEAALLLAAALVLLIDGRPYTVAGVDVAVALAAVALGLRNAAVRRLAVPDFTTTVLTMTLTGIAADLRQRNIAVVVRRILAIAAMLVGALIGALLVSHSDPSTGLLLSAVIAVVVAVAAAVVSRRPQDWQRG
- a CDS encoding FMN-binding glutamate synthase family protein, translating into MGKLTGLGIGAGAVAALAARDLIQKKHSVLRNYPVVGHMRYLLEEIRPEIQQYFIEKNWDGRPFDRDTRTMVYERAKGTAAELSFGTERDVYQPGYEYLVHSTTPLEAPDNPPRVMVGGPDCRKPYSMALVNVSSMSFGAISANAIRALNKGAEMGGFAHDTGEGGLSKYHEEHNGDLVWEIGSGYFGTRTKDGHFDESQFADKANRDQVKCVSIKLSQGAKPGIGGVLPAAKVTKEIAEVRGVPQGQKCVSPAAHTAFHSPVELIEFVARLREVTGGKPTGFKLCVGSRRDVLAICKAILQVGTAPDFIIVDGSEGGTAAAPLEYEDHVGMPLTDGLMIMHNALVGIGMRDKIRIGASGKVVGGSDVVKRLIQGADYTNSARAMMMAVGCIQSQKCHTDKCPVGVATQSEARARALDVGDKSMRVKRYQEATVKQAASMMATLGATRPEELSPHMLRRNIDATQTQSYYEMYEWLSPGQLLAGAPQTWIDDWDTASPDRFVPQRSHQR
- a CDS encoding thiamine pyrophosphate-dependent enzyme, encoding MNVAENLVTALADHGVTTVWGVVGDALNPVTDAIRREDRIEWIGVRHEEAAAFAAGAQAQLTGTIGVCMGTVGPGSIHLLNGLYDAKKSHVPVLAVCGQVPTEEMGSEFFQEVNNDVLFSDVSVFTHTVTSAAQMPQILEQAVNTAYAQQGVAVLTLPGDIGDSKLPDDAAPRFAPPPAEAAAPVSQIQEAAAVLADADAVTLLVGRGARESRRQVLDLAERLQAPMVLTLKAKGGLEHDNPYAVGQSGLIGNPAAAKALDDCDVLFLVGTDFPYREWLPKGKTVIQLDARAEHIGRRINVEHALVGHVGPTLGALLPQLPEKRPSGRHLDKATKAYATWHEAQQRLTDPDHDKKLLGRLRSLGDNPDKLIRPEIVAKALNDHADPDAIFTSDTGMSTVWLSRFIEFSGTRRLLGSYNLGSMANAMPQALGAQALDRSRQVIACCGDGGLMMLLGDLRTAVTYDLPATFVVFDNGRLGMVKLEQEQGGLPEFGTELDNPDIAAVAAAMGLDAVRVTDPDEVAPALQRALASGRPALLDIVTNPDEVSIPPKPKVAQAWGFAIAKSKETIESA